One stretch of Planctomycetota bacterium DNA includes these proteins:
- a CDS encoding sulfatase-like hydrolase/transferase — translation MTKPNSPLPHRLLLPALLLSIVMARAASTSQAADAARPNILIIMADDMGFSDIGCYGSEIDTPNLDKLAAQGVRFRQFYNNAKCEMTRASLVTGQWWHHVGASPTVHYAGPTFGEMLREQGYRTLMSGKWHAGETPFERGFDRYYGLCDGCCNYWNPGHARPGEPEPAKKKVRRWAIDDKEFTPYTPEDKNFYTTDAFTDYAIKYLDEYQHEDKPFILYLAYTAPHYPLQASEAEVNKYRGRYMIGWDKLRDQRLARQKAMGLIAADVQLPAREPENPAWESLSEEQKQAWDLRMATYAAVVDRLDRNIGRVFDKLRAIGKADNTVIFFLSDNGACEDNADRSTVKGAMPWEVTSYITQGRPWANASNTPYRKYKTFDHEGGVHTPMIAAWPGVTKPNTFSDQVGHLIDFAPTFLDLAGAKKPDRLPGISLVRSLRGEVVERPTLYWDFGNSAAIREGDWKLVRHGKTWELYDLAKDSTEIHDLVSADPGRAAAMAARWTQWWGTGKRAADRSGDGKDE, via the coding sequence ATGACGAAACCCAACTCCCCGCTCCCGCACCGCCTGCTCCTGCCGGCCCTCTTGCTGTCGATCGTGATGGCGCGGGCGGCTTCGACATCGCAGGCCGCCGACGCTGCGCGGCCCAACATCCTCATCATCATGGCCGACGACATGGGCTTTTCCGACATTGGTTGCTATGGCTCGGAGATCGACACGCCGAACCTCGACAAGCTCGCGGCTCAGGGCGTGCGCTTCCGGCAGTTTTACAACAACGCCAAGTGCGAGATGACGCGCGCATCGCTGGTCACGGGGCAGTGGTGGCACCACGTGGGGGCGTCGCCGACCGTGCATTACGCCGGGCCGACGTTCGGGGAGATGCTGCGCGAGCAGGGTTACCGCACGCTCATGAGCGGCAAGTGGCACGCGGGCGAAACGCCCTTTGAGCGGGGATTCGATCGGTACTACGGCCTGTGCGACGGGTGCTGCAATTACTGGAACCCCGGTCACGCCCGCCCCGGCGAGCCGGAGCCGGCGAAGAAGAAGGTGCGCCGCTGGGCCATCGATGACAAGGAGTTCACCCCGTACACGCCCGAGGACAAAAACTTCTACACGACCGATGCGTTCACCGACTACGCGATCAAGTACCTCGACGAATATCAGCACGAGGACAAGCCGTTCATTCTGTACCTGGCCTACACCGCCCCGCACTACCCGCTTCAGGCCTCGGAAGCGGAGGTCAACAAATATCGCGGCAGGTACATGATCGGTTGGGACAAGCTGCGCGATCAGCGGCTCGCCAGGCAGAAGGCGATGGGCCTCATCGCGGCGGACGTTCAGCTCCCGGCGCGCGAGCCGGAGAACCCGGCGTGGGAGTCGCTCAGCGAAGAGCAGAAACAAGCATGGGACCTGCGCATGGCGACGTATGCGGCGGTCGTCGATCGGCTCGACCGCAACATCGGGCGCGTCTTCGACAAGCTTCGCGCCATCGGCAAGGCGGACAATACGGTGATCTTCTTCCTCTCGGACAACGGCGCGTGCGAGGACAATGCCGACCGCTCGACGGTCAAGGGCGCGATGCCGTGGGAAGTGACCAGCTACATCACGCAGGGTCGACCCTGGGCCAATGCCTCCAACACGCCCTACCGCAAGTACAAGACGTTCGACCACGAAGGCGGCGTGCACACGCCGATGATCGCGGCCTGGCCCGGCGTCACGAAGCCCAACACGTTCAGCGATCAGGTGGGGCATCTCATCGACTTCGCCCCGACGTTTTTGGATCTCGCCGGGGCGAAGAAGCCGGATCGTCTGCCGGGCATTTCGCTGGTGCGCTCGCTGCGCGGCGAAGTGGTCGAGCGGCCGACGCTCTACTGGGACTTCGGCAATTCGGCGGCAATCCGCGAAGGCGACTGGAAGCTCGTCAGGCATGGCAAGACATGGGAGCTTTACGATCTGGCCAAGGATTCGACGGAGATTCACGATCTGGTCAGCGCCGACCCGGGCCGCGCCGCGGCGATGGCGGCCCGGTGGACGCAATGGTGGGGCACGGGCAAGCGGGCCGCGGACAGATCCGGGGACGGCAAGGACGAATAG
- a CDS encoding DUF4230 domain-containing protein, translating into MDILIGSALGFVLGLVVWWGLKRGGAGATEINIQHSITQLRAVGELTVFRLVTQQIVTAEQHLAGKWKDWVKWLLSTKKLAVIIEYGIDFKYDLRDQKFDVVDEGAGVYRLVMPPCICQTYIRDLKFYDERNARWLPWLLGDVTEALGPGFDEQDKNKLLEAARQEAEQKAKQMVQQLATEAQSSARQTLEALARGFDVQRVIIDFAESHAQTEMKPESAS; encoded by the coding sequence ATGGATATTCTCATCGGCAGCGCGCTGGGGTTCGTGCTCGGACTCGTCGTCTGGTGGGGCCTGAAGCGCGGCGGCGCGGGCGCCACCGAAATCAACATTCAGCATTCGATCACCCAGCTCCGGGCCGTCGGCGAACTGACCGTCTTCCGGCTCGTCACGCAGCAGATCGTCACGGCGGAGCAGCATCTGGCGGGCAAGTGGAAGGATTGGGTCAAGTGGCTTTTGTCGACGAAAAAGCTCGCGGTGATCATCGAGTACGGCATCGACTTCAAGTATGACCTGCGCGATCAGAAGTTCGACGTCGTGGACGAAGGCGCCGGGGTGTACCGGCTGGTGATGCCGCCGTGCATTTGTCAGACGTACATCCGCGATCTGAAATTTTACGATGAGCGCAATGCGCGTTGGCTGCCGTGGCTGCTCGGCGACGTGACCGAGGCGCTGGGGCCGGGCTTTGACGAGCAGGACAAGAACAAGCTGCTGGAGGCGGCGCGTCAGGAGGCGGAGCAGAAGGCGAAGCAGATGGTGCAGCAGCTCGCGACGGAGGCGCAGAGTTCGGCGCGGCAGACGCTTGAAGCGCTGGCGCGCGGGTTCGACGTGCAGCGCGTCATCATCGACTTCGCCGAGTCGCATGCACAAACGGAAATGAAGCCGGAGTCGGCTTCGTAG
- a CDS encoding sulfatase-like hydrolase/transferase, with product MHRPLALMLLLAAAVAAADRPNILFIFSDDHAYQAVSAYGHGLNQTPNLDRLAKEGMLFRNCFVTNSLCGPSRAVVQTGKYSHLNGYYGNEGSEVFNGDQQTFPKLLQKAGYQTAIVGKWHLISDPQGFDYWHILYGQGQYYNPPMKENGQRVAHTGYVTDITADITLDWLQNKRDPNKPFMLMYQNKAPHRDWEPPIKMLHMFDGQTIPEPETLFDNYDGRGTAAHQQDMTIAKTMRMKQDLKVDWAPPQLSPEQKKQWDEAYGPENEAMKKANLSGDDLTRWKYQRYMKDYLRCVASVDENVGRVLDYLDKSGLAKNTIVIYTSDQGFYLGEHGWFDKRWIYEESLRTPLMVRWPGVTDAGSTSSAIVSNLDFAETMLDAAGVQVPDDMQGRSFVPILKGHTPDDWRKSFYYHYYEYEPGSHHVQPHYGVRTENYMLVHFPITGEYELYDMIKDRQQMHSVYDDPAYAKEAAQLKDEIKRLQVLYKDTEPDITYKQIIERIKAARRKEHAQAPRDVKFQQVLHVAKEGDATPASPDPSGKPLTVGGWCTPTSPDGVLIAQGGGSLGFSLYLAKGVPTFAVRNEDTLYKVAAPSAVKMSEPVHLAGAIDTASKLHLYVNGKEVASADGSVISDQPHEGLSIGADPGSPVGEYDGPEKFNGEYHDLRLYWGAIDAEKLASWADQP from the coding sequence ATGCATCGTCCGCTCGCGCTCATGCTCCTGCTCGCCGCCGCCGTCGCCGCCGCCGATCGACCCAACATCCTGTTCATCTTCAGCGACGATCACGCCTATCAGGCCGTCAGCGCCTACGGGCACGGCCTCAACCAGACGCCGAACCTCGACCGGCTCGCCAAGGAAGGCATGCTCTTCCGCAACTGCTTCGTGACCAATTCGCTCTGCGGCCCGAGCCGCGCGGTCGTGCAGACCGGCAAGTACAGCCATCTCAATGGCTACTACGGCAACGAGGGCTCGGAAGTCTTCAACGGCGATCAGCAGACCTTCCCGAAGCTGCTTCAGAAAGCCGGCTACCAGACCGCGATCGTCGGCAAGTGGCACCTCATCTCCGACCCGCAGGGCTTTGACTACTGGCACATCCTTTACGGGCAGGGCCAGTACTACAACCCGCCCATGAAGGAGAACGGCCAGCGCGTCGCACATACCGGCTACGTCACCGACATCACCGCCGACATCACCCTCGACTGGCTTCAGAACAAGCGCGACCCCAACAAGCCGTTCATGCTCATGTATCAGAACAAGGCCCCGCATCGCGATTGGGAGCCGCCCATCAAGATGCTTCACATGTTCGACGGCCAGACGATCCCCGAACCCGAAACGCTTTTCGACAACTACGACGGACGCGGCACCGCGGCGCATCAGCAGGACATGACCATCGCCAAGACGATGCGCATGAAGCAGGATCTGAAAGTCGACTGGGCTCCGCCGCAGTTGTCGCCCGAACAGAAAAAGCAATGGGATGAAGCGTACGGCCCGGAGAACGAGGCGATGAAGAAGGCGAACCTCTCCGGCGACGACCTGACCCGCTGGAAGTATCAGCGCTACATGAAGGACTATCTCCGCTGCGTCGCCAGCGTCGATGAAAACGTCGGCCGGGTCCTCGATTACCTCGACAAGTCGGGCCTCGCCAAGAACACCATCGTCATCTACACCTCCGATCAGGGCTTCTACCTCGGGGAGCACGGCTGGTTCGACAAGCGATGGATCTACGAGGAATCGCTGCGCACGCCGCTGATGGTGCGCTGGCCGGGCGTGACGGACGCGGGCTCGACGAGCAGTGCGATCGTGAGCAATCTCGATTTCGCCGAGACGATGCTCGACGCCGCCGGCGTGCAGGTCCCCGACGACATGCAGGGCCGAAGCTTCGTGCCAATCCTCAAGGGGCACACGCCCGACGATTGGCGCAAGAGCTTCTACTACCACTACTACGAATACGAGCCGGGCTCGCATCATGTGCAGCCGCACTACGGCGTCCGCACGGAAAACTACATGCTCGTGCACTTCCCGATCACCGGCGAGTATGAATTGTACGACATGATCAAGGACCGCCAGCAGATGCACAGCGTCTACGACGATCCCGCCTACGCCAAAGAGGCGGCGCAGCTCAAGGACGAGATCAAGCGGCTTCAGGTCCTCTACAAGGACACCGAGCCGGACATCACGTACAAGCAGATCATCGAGCGCATCAAGGCAGCGCGCCGCAAGGAGCACGCCCAGGCACCCCGGGATGTGAAGTTTCAGCAGGTGTTGCACGTCGCCAAAGAAGGCGACGCCACGCCGGCCTCGCCCGATCCGTCGGGCAAGCCGCTGACGGTCGGCGGGTGGTGCACGCCGACGTCGCCCGATGGCGTGCTCATCGCGCAGGGCGGCGGGTCGCTGGGGTTCAGTCTGTATCTGGCCAAGGGCGTCCCGACGTTCGCCGTGCGCAATGAAGATACACTCTACAAAGTCGCCGCGCCCTCAGCGGTGAAGATGAGCGAGCCGGTGCATCTGGCCGGCGCGATCGACACCGCGTCGAAATTGCACTTGTACGTGAACGGCAAGGAAGTCGCGTCCGCCGACGGTTCGGTCATCAGCGATCAACCCCATGAAGGTCTTTCGATCGGCGCCGACCCCGGCTCGCCCGTCGGCGAGTACGACGGGCCGGAGAAATTCAACGGCGAGTATCACGACCTGCGTCTCTACTGGGGCGCGATCGACGCCGAGAAGCTCGCGTCATGGGCCGATCAGCCCTGA